The Thermocrinis albus DSM 14484 genome segment ACAAAAGGTTTTTGGAGCTCCTCAGGATGGACCTACCGAGGGTAGGAAAAACTTACGGACAGGTTCCTATTGTCATTCAGTACAACAAGATGGATCTTCCGGACGCGCTGGATTACTACCTGTTGGAGAGGGAACTTAACGTAGATAGATGGTCTTCTGTGTGTGCTTCCGCCATAAGGGGGGAAGGTGTCAGAGAGACTTTTGATCTTCTGGAAGGACTGCTTTTGGCCAGACTGGAAAGATTGATGGGATGATATCCGGATATATAAGTTCTCGTCAAGATCTGGTGGATCTGGTAAATGGTTGCCTTCTGGGAAAGAATGGTACGTTAGATCTTTTTATGGGAGGAAGATACATATCCCTTCGCTTGGAGATGGGGAACATAACCGCCTTCTGGGATCAAGAGATACAGCAACTCTTTCCCGAAGAATCAAGACCTTCTTCCCTTCTTCTGTACCGTCTTCTAGAGATGCTGGAAGACCCTCAAGGCTTTTTTACCTTCAGGGAAGAAACCTCTTCTACCTGGACACCTTTGGAGAGACCTATTTCGGTAGATGAGCTAGTCCTTCAGCTACAGGCTCTGAGAGAGGAGTTTAAAGCCCTAATGCAGATAGTGATGACACCTCTCGCTGTAGTGAAGGTGGATAAACCTTTTGAGGATATGAACCGTTACGAAGGTAGGAGTGTACTTCACATACTTCTGACATCTCATACAGACCTACTCAGTGGTATAAGAAAACTCAGGGAGCTCTTTGGGGGAGGATATCTGGACATACACCAGTTTTACAGCCCCGAAGTAGAAAGCTCTTCGCCCCATCTGGAGTATGTTCTTAAGGACGTGGAGGTGAGTAAAGTCAACCTCTTTACCCTTATGGAGAGTTTGAGACTCAGTAAGTTCAGTGGACTGCTCATTATGAGATCTTCTGACGGGGAGTACAACCTCTACTACAGAAAGGGAAAACCGGTGGCTCTGTATCCTTACTCGTCAGACCTGATGGAGGTGTTACTGAATCCTGACGGAGAGATGAGGATCACCGTTATAGGTATGGAGGATTCTATCCTGGAGATATTCATGTTGAGAGAGGTTCAGGATCCTTTGGTGAAGGGTTTAGAGGATGAGTTGGTGGAGTTGGGAAAGGTTTTTATGGGAATGAGCAGAAAGGGTTATACAGGTCTCGTGGTGGTCCATTCCGCCGGGAAGAAGTACTATAACCTGTACAGAAAGGGGACGTTAACGGGCGTACTAGTGGAGGAGGGTGGTGTGCTAAGTTGGTCACACGCCCCTCTGTACTCAAGACCCTTTTGGGTAGAGATAGTACAGTACCAGTCTGTGGAGAATCTATTCTTTGTGGTACACCTCTTCCTTATAAATCTTCTGTACGGGGTTCTCCTCAGGAGAGGGCCAGCTCTGAGTCAAACCATACTGACACACCTCGCCTCCTCAGATCTTCTGATGCATCGCGAGGGAAACATCCTTTACAGACGTGCTCCGAAAGAGGAGGAAAAGGAGGTGGCGGGGTTCCTTACCTTTCTGCTGGAGTTGGGCCACAGGGTACTGGGGCAGGAACGTTTGGAGGAAGAACTGGAGGTCTCCCTACGTCCTTATAGGGATGTTCTGAAACTTCTCGATGTAGAGGAGTACTTAAGATTGGTAAAATGATTATGCCATGCGTTGGAGTAGATACTTTTGGTATACCTCCAAAGATGATCCTGCCGATGTGGAAGCCCCATCCCATAAGTATTTGGTAAAGGGTGGGTTTATAAAACAGATAGCCTCTGGTGTATACCAATACACTCCTCCTGCTCTTAGAGTGCTGCGCAAGATAGAGAGTATAGTAAGAAAAGAGATGGACAGAACAGGTGCACAGGAGGTTCTCTTGACGGTTCTCAACCCTGCAGAGCTCTGGCGCGAAACGGGAAGGTGGGACCTGTACGGTAGAGAACTCTTCACCCTTAAGGATAGACATGGTAGAGATTACTGTCTGGGACCTACCCATGAGGAGGAAGTAACAGATCTCTTCAGAAGTTACGTAACTTCTTATCGACAGCTGCCTTTGATTCTTTACCAGATACAGGTCAAGTTCAGGGATGAAAAGAGGCCAAGATTTGGTCTCATCAGAGCCCGTGAGTTTATTATGAAGGATGCTTACTCTTTTGATTTAGATGAGTTTTCAGCCATTATGTCCTACGAAGCTATGAAGTTTGCCTACGACAGGATCTTTAAGAAGATGCGACTGAAGACTTTGATGGTGGAAGCAAGTGTAGGAGCTATAGGTGGTAAGAGCTCTCACGAGTTTGTAGTTTTAACCGATTACGGTGAGGCACGTGTGGCCTACTGTGAAAACTGTTCTTACGCAGCCAACGCAGAGATAGTGCCATTGGGTAAGGGTAAGGAAGAAGATGAACCGGAGATGCCTTTGCAAAAGGTGGCCACACCCGGAGTTTCTACCATAGAGGAGCTCTCACGTTTTCTAAAGGTCCCTCCCCGTAAGATCCTCAAAGGACTTCTTTACGTGGTGGAGGAAAAAGAGCCTCTACTGGTCTTCATAAGGGGGGACAGGCAGGTGGATGAGAACAAACTGGAGGCTATCTTAGGTACCGACAATTTCCGCCTGGCAAAGGATGAGGAGATAAAGGAAATACTGGGTACCGTAAGGGGTTTCGTGGGACCTTTGTCTCTGAAGAATAACGTAAGGGTTCTGTGGGATAACTCCCTTTACGGTGTGAAGAACATGGTGGTGGCCATCAACGAACCTGATGTACATTACGTAAACGCCAATCCCGGTAGAGACTTCCATTACGGTGATATGGTAGATGTCTGTCAGGTGGAGGAAGGAGACCCGTGTCCCAAGTGTGGTGCACCCTTAAAGGTGAACAGGGGACTGGAGGTGGGTCATATCTTCCTGCTGGGTACCCGTTACTCGGAACCTATGAAGGCTTTCGTGAAGGATTCTGAGGGTAAGGATGTTCCTGTGGTGATGGGGTGCTACGGTATAGGTATCAGTAGATGTATGTCTGCTATAGTGGAACAGCACCATGACGAAAAGGGAATAAAGTGGCCCACTCCTGTGGCTCCCTTTGAACTTGATATAGTATGTGTCAACATATCCGACGAAGAACAGAGAGCGGTGGCGGAAAAACTCTACACCACTGCCCAGGAGATGGGTGTAGAGGTCCTTTACGACGATAGAGATGAAAGTCCGGGTTCCAAGTTTGCAGACGCAGATCTTTGCGGTTTTCCCTACAGGATAGTGGTGGGTAAAAAGGTTAAGGAGGGAAAGGTGGAGGTACAGAGCAGACACACAGGTGAGCGTTGGGATGCACCCATAGAGGAGGCGGTAGGACAAGTGAAAGAGCTTATTCACCAAGAGAAGTTATGACAGACAGACTTTACTGGTGGCTCAGACTCAGGGCGGTAAGGGGGCTCGGAGAGAGAAGTATAAAGAAGCTCTTCCTCAGGTGGGGTGATCCCGAAGTTATCTTTAAGGCTTCTTGGGAGGAGTTGTCCCTCTGTGTAGGTCCTGCCAAAGCTGAGGCCATAAGGAGAGGTTCCCTATCCTTCGATCCTGAAAAGGTACTCTCCTTGGTGGATAAGGAGGGTATCAGAGGTGTAACCCTCGGAGATCCTCTCTACCCCAAGCTGCTAGCACAGATAGATGATCCACCTCCCGTTATCTTCTACATTGGAGAGCTAAAGCCCTTCGAAGGTATAGGTGTGGTGGGAACGAGAAATCCGCATCCTTACAGTCTAAAGTTCACTCACCGTTTGGTAGAGAAGATTCTCGAGGCAGGTTACGCCGTTGTTTCGGGTGGTGCGAGAGGTATAGACCAGCAGGCTCATCACTCCTGCCTTGATATGGGAGGTTACACTCTGTGCTTTGCCGGTATGGGTGTTTTGAAGGCTGCAGAGGTTCTGAAAAGCTTGGTAAAAAAAGGGGCTGTACTCCTTTCTGAGCTACTCCCTCACGAAGGTGCAGATATACACACTTACCCAAGAAGAAACAGGCTTATAAGTGGTTCTTCCCATATGCTGGTGGTGGTAGAAGCGGGTGAGACATCAGGTGCCCTCATAACCGCAAAAACAGCCCATGTTCAAAGAAGGCCGGTTTGGGCACACGTAGGTTATGGATTCAGTGAGCGTTGGAGAGGATGCATAAAGCTGGTGAACGAAGGAATGGCAAAGCTGCTAGCCGCTCCGGAGGATCTACTACTGGAAGGAAGTAAACCTGTCAAACATACAGATCCCCTCCTAAGTCTCCTTGAACTGCCACGCACATTGGAAGATCTGGTTAGTCTCACTGGAGAAGATCCTGTCAAGATTCTTCAACAGCTTACCCTGTATGAGATGAGGGGATTGGTAACCAAACAGGGAGCCTATTACATGCTTACCTAATGGGGACGCTCTGCGGTTGGGACCGTTGCGGCACAGGTCTCTCGGCCAAAGGTCTGCAGGAAACGGTGTTTACTACAAAGGGTTCTCCCCCTGTGGTGATGCATCCATAAGCGTCATACCTGACACACTCATCAGTCTCCGCTATTATCAATCTCTTCCTCTCCGGTTCAAAGCTTATCTTACAGCGGCCACACACCTGAGGAACAAGGGCACCGGGTGATACCAAACTCTTACAGGACTCCACGTTCTCTATTATGACGGTCCTGAGGGTTCTTCTGTACAGACCTTCTTCACCTGTTCTTACTACACCGCATGAAGAGATACCAAACACCAGTATACTCAGGATAACACTCCTCATACCAGCGCCTCCTTCAGTGTTCTTAGTAACTCCTCTAACCTCTTTTCCTCCTCCAAATATTCTTCCAGCATCTGCCTTGTCCTCTCCACTTCTTCCGGTGGTGCCTTTGTGAGAAACCTCTCGTTGGAGAGGCGCTCCCTAAACTGGGATATGAGTTTTTTAGTTTCCTGAAGTTTCTTGGTGTAAGAGTTTATAAGCTCATCCACCTTTATATCCTCTGAGGCGGATACGTAAAACTCCAGATCCTTTGAGAACTTGGCTACCGTTTTGGGTGGTCTGCTGGAGACTTTTATAAGCTCTTCCACTCGGGCGAGAGCCTTTATGTAACGCTCCATCTCCCTCACCAACTCCTCTGACTCCTCTCCTCGGTAGTACACCTTTATCTTTCTGGAGGGCTCTATTCTGAGGTCGCTCCTGAGGGAACGTATAGAGGTTATTATCTCCTTTAACCTCTCTATCTTCTCTTTGGCTTCTGGAAAGATCTCCTGAGGGTTAAAAACAGGATACTCTGCCAAAGCAAGAAACTCCTTATGGGCCGTAGGTAGATGTCTCCAAAGCTCCTCTGTTATGAAAGGCATGAAGGGATGAAGGAGTCTAAGTACTGTGTCCAGCACACGCAGGAGGGTAGCCTGAGCGGTTAGCTTCTCTCCTTTTACAGAAGGGTCTTCCCCTTCAGCGTAAAGTCTTATCTTGGACATCTCTATGTACCAATCACAGAACTCGGACCACACAAAGTCGTATATCTTTTGACAAGCCCGAGAAAAGTCATAACGCTCTAACGCTTCGTTAACCTCTTTCACCGTTTCGTTAAGGAGAGTAGTTATCCAGAGATCTTCCCATCTGGGAGGTGCACACATGGGAAGGTTAGCCAGAAGGTCCTCTTGCAGGTTCATGAGAACAAACCTGGCAGCATTCCACAACTTGTTGGCAAAGTGTTTGTATCCCTCGAATCTCTTTTCGGAGAGCTTTATGTCTCTACCCTGTTGGGTGAGGATACTGAGGGTGAATCTCAACGCATCCGCACCGTACTTCTCTATTATGTCGAGGGGGTCTATCACGTTACCTTTAGTTTTGGACATCTTCTGTCCCTTTTCGTCTCTCACAAGGGCATGTATGTAAACATCCCTGAAAGGTATGTCCTTCATAAAGTGCATACCCATCATCACCATACGTGCAACCCAGAAGAAGATTATGTCAAAACCTGTTACCAGAAGGTCCGTGGGGTAAAGTTCACTAAGATCCTTTGTCTTTTCTGGATACCCCCATACGCCGAAGGGCCAGAGGGCAGAAGAAAACCATGTATCCAGAACGTCTTCCTCCCACCTTAGGTTCTCGGACCCACATCTCTTACAGCGAAGCACGAACCTGAACTTCTTAGTGGAAGGATTGTACCTGTATCTGTTCCTCTTCTCCGTAAGTATGGCCATAGGGTTTGCATCTTGTGTAAAGAAGAGTCTCAGAGCGTTAGGGCTCATGTCCATAGTGTGCGGCCAGTTAAACACGTACTGGCGATAGAAATCCAGAACCGTCATATGGGGATGTACGAAGTGGGGTGCAGAGAGAAGGGCGTGTACCTCCTCAGGTGTAAACTCTTCCGGTAATTTACCATCCGCTATGAGGTTAAAGATGATCTTGTCGTATATTCTGTCAAAATCTTCGTCGGTGAATATGTTCTCCTCACCGCAGTCCTGACAGTACCAAACGGGTATCCTGTGGCCCCACCATATCTGCCTGGATATACACCAGTCTTTCAGGTTCTCTATCCACTGTAGGTATATCTTTTCCCAATTTTCCGGTACGAACCTTATCTTTTTTCTCTCTCTTTGGGATATTTTCTTTCTCTCTGTCTCTATCCTGAAGGATCCGTGTAGAGGTTCCACCTTAGCCTCCCCATTCCCCAAAGGAGTTTTTTCCGAATCTTTCATCATAATAAGCTGACCTTTCTCCAGCAGCAGTAAAACCGGCCCTTCTTTCTTTTCCTGCCCTGTCTCCCGAATTATGTAGAAGCTTCCGGATATCTTGATTAAGAGATCCGCTTGCCTGTAAGCATCGGCCTTACCTCTGGCATCCTCCAGTAGGTCTTCCCTACCCTCTGGTAAGTAGATGTAAGCTATCTCACCTTCTTTTCTCCCCACCAAAAAATCCACCCCTTCGTCGGCGTGTACCACAAGGATGGTCCTTCCTTCTTGTTCTAAACGAAGGTTAAAACCCAGCTTGCTAGTTTTCACTATCTGAGAGTAGAACTCCTTGTCTTTCACTTCCTCGTATCCTCTGACGGCGGCCAAAGCCTTCTCCTTGATGACAGGATCACTGGTTTTGAGAAACCATTGGACAGATACCATGGGTTCTATGACCGTTTTGCATCGGTAGCATCTTCCTACCGCATGTTGGTGTTCCTCTACTTTTTCCAACAGCCCTAGCTCCTTGAGTCGTTGGATTACAGCTTCTCTGGCTTCGTATCTGTCCATACCCATAAAGGGTCCGGCGTTCTCGTTCATTCTGGCCTTTTCATCCATAACCTTAACGAAGGGAAGCTGATGGGTCCTACCTATCTCAAAATCAAGGGGATCATGAGCGGGTGTTATTTTGACAGCACCTGTCCCAAAGTCGGGTTTTACCCTTTCGTCCGCCACGATGGGGATAACAGCCTTTACAAGGTTACCCCTGATATCTTTTCTCTCCCACTCTACCAAAGGGAGACGCACCTTCTTACCTACCAGCTCCCTGTAACGCTCATCGTCAGGGTGGACAGCCACTGCCGTGTCTCCCAGCATAGTTTCCGGTCTTGTGGTGGCCACCGTTATGTAGCCAGATCCGTCCTCCAGAGGATACCTTATGTAGTAAAGCTTGCCATCCTCCTCCTCGTGCTCTACTTCTAAATCTGATAATGCGGTAAGGTCACTGGGACACCAGTTCACTATGTACTCACCTCTGTATATGAGGCCCTCCTCGTACAACTTCCTGAAGGCGTACCTCACGAGGCGCGAAAACCCCTCGTCCAACGTAAACCTCTCCCTCCTCCAGTCCACACTGGCACCCATTCTTATCAGCTGATTCTTTATGCTGTCACGGGAGATAGGAACCCACTCCCAAACCTTTTTTAGGAACTCCTCCCTTCCTATCTGAAAGCGACTCTTTCCCTCTTGTTGAAGCTGTCTGTCCACTACATACTGAGTGGCTATACCTGCGTGATCAAATCCGGGCACCCATACCACTCTCTTCCCTCTCATTCTGTTCCATCGGCACAGCACATCCTGAAGAGTCACGTTCAGAGCATGGCCCATGTGAAGGGATCCTGTCACGTTGGGAGGGGGTATGACCACCGAAAACCTCTGTGAGGACTCTGTGTCAGAACTGAAGATCTTACTCTCTACGTACTCTTTGGCTATCCTCTCTTCTATACTCCTATGGTCATACTCTCTCAGCTCCATAGATGAGTTATTTTAACTATAATATGTGATAGTGGGGGTCGTATGGAGGATCTTCTGCTTACCGAGATCCTGTACAAGGCGGTAAAACTTAACGCCTCAGACGTGCACATAACGGCGGGCAGCAGACCGGCACTGCGTATAGATGGTAAGATAACACCTCTGGCAGAGTACCCTGTCCTGACACCAGAGCAGACACAGAGGATGGCCTATTCGGTGATGTCGGAAAAGCACAGAAAGACTCTCGAAGAGAAGGGGCAGGTGGACTTCTCCTTCGGTATAAAGGACATAGGTAGATTTAGATCCAACGTGTTTTTCCAAAGAGGATCAGTGGCGGCTGTTTTCAGAAGACTTCCCAACAAGATAATGAGTGTAAAAGAGCTTGGTCTCTCAGAGAAGGTGCTTCAGCTCTGTCACCTCAGTATGGGACTTGTTTTGGTGACAGGACCAACGGGTAGCGGTAAGACCACCACACTGGCCAGCCTAATAAACTACATAAACGAGAACTTCCCCTATCACATAATCACCATAGAGGACCCTATAGAGTACGTTTTCCAGCACAGAAAGAGCATAGTGAATCAAAGAGAGATAGGCGAGGATGTGCAGGACTTTGCACAGGCACTGAGAGCAGCTCTCCGTGAAGACCCAGACGTTATCTTGGTAGGTGAGATGCGAGACCTTGAGACGGTGGAGATAGCCCTTCGTGCTGCCGAAACGGGACACCTGGTCTTTGCCACACTTCACACCAACACAGCCATATCCACCATAACACGTATCATCGACATCTTTCCCCCCGAGCAACAGGAACAGATAAGGGTTCAGCTTTCCTTCGTGTTACAGGGTGTTATATCTCAGAGATTACTTCCTAAAATAGGGGGTGGTAGGGTTCTTGCCTACGAACTACTTATCCCCAACGTCGCCATACGGAACCTCATAAGGGAAAACAAACTACAGCAGGTTTACTCTCTTATGCAGAGCGGACAGGCAGAGACAGGTATGCAGACCATGAATCAGTCCCTTTACAAACTCTACAGGTCTGGTCTCATAACTCTTGAAGATGCTTACAGGTACTCCCCCGATGTGAAAGAGTTGGAGATGATGTTGAAGAGGGCCAGCTGATGGCACGTTTCCGATACAGGGCTTACGACGAGAAAGGCAACGTTATAGAGAGGGAGGTGGTTTACCCCAGTCAGGAGGTACTCCTCAGCGAGTTACAAAGTCAAGGGATATATGTAGTGGAACTGGAGGTTCTGGAAGAGGAGGAGAAGAAGAAGGAGGAAAAGCCTTCCTTTTCCTTCAGAAGGAGGGTAAGTGATAGAGATATTTCCATATTCTGCAGACAGTTGGGAACAATGGTTCAAGCTGGTGTGCCTTTGGTGGAAGCACTGAACGTTATAGCGGAACAGATGCCTGACAGAAGACTATCGGAAGCCTCTCAGGAAGTGGCCCGTATGATAAGCGAAGGTATGTCGGTGTCAGCTGCCATGAGGAAGTTCCCCCATGTGTTCCCAGAACTTGTGGTAAACCTGATGCTGGTAGGTGAGGAAACCGGTAAGATAGACGTTGCTCTTTTGAAAGCTTCCGAGTATTACGAGAAGATGGCCACCATAAAGGGTAAGATCAAGAGTGCCTCCTTTTACCCCACTTTCGTGGTGATAGTTGCTGTAACGATAGTGTCCGGAATCCTTTACTTTCTGGTTCCTACCTTTGCCCAGATATACTCCTCCCTAGGTGGAGAACTACCACTCCCTACCCAGATGTTGATAGCTGCCTCCAACGCTCTCAGAAACAACCTGCCTCTGATTCTCATATTCCTGATAGGATCTGCTTTGGTCTTTCGTTATCTTTACACCACCAACTATGGCTTTCGCAGGAGTGTCCATGCCTTCATGTTGAGAATACCCAAGATGGGCTCGCTCTTTCAGAAAAGTGCGATGGCTCAGTTTGCACGTACTATGGCTACCCTTTTCTCCAGCGGTGTGGCCTTAGAGCGCAGTTTTGAGATCTCTAAACAAGTGGTAGGAAACACCATCATAAAGGAGGCTTTAGAGGCTGCAGGTAAAGGTGTGGTGGAAGGACAGCCTATGTACAGAGCGTTAGAGAAAACAGGTGTTTTCCCCAAGTTGGTGGTGGCTATGGTGAGGGTGGGTGAGGACACAGGTAAGCTGGATCAGATGCTGGAGACCATAGCCCGTTTTTACGAAGATGAGGTAGACAGAACTGTGGATGGCCTTATAAAGCTTATAGAACCCATGCTCATAGTTTTCATAGGGGGTGCGGTGGGTCTTATTCTGATAGCTCTCTACATGCCTATCTTCAAGCT includes the following:
- a CDS encoding proline--tRNA ligase translates to MRWSRYFWYTSKDDPADVEAPSHKYLVKGGFIKQIASGVYQYTPPALRVLRKIESIVRKEMDRTGAQEVLLTVLNPAELWRETGRWDLYGRELFTLKDRHGRDYCLGPTHEEEVTDLFRSYVTSYRQLPLILYQIQVKFRDEKRPRFGLIRAREFIMKDAYSFDLDEFSAIMSYEAMKFAYDRIFKKMRLKTLMVEASVGAIGGKSSHEFVVLTDYGEARVAYCENCSYAANAEIVPLGKGKEEDEPEMPLQKVATPGVSTIEELSRFLKVPPRKILKGLLYVVEEKEPLLVFIRGDRQVDENKLEAILGTDNFRLAKDEEIKEILGTVRGFVGPLSLKNNVRVLWDNSLYGVKNMVVAINEPDVHYVNANPGRDFHYGDMVDVCQVEEGDPCPKCGAPLKVNRGLEVGHIFLLGTRYSEPMKAFVKDSEGKDVPVVMGCYGIGISRCMSAIVEQHHDEKGIKWPTPVAPFELDIVCVNISDEEQRAVAEKLYTTAQEMGVEVLYDDRDESPGSKFADADLCGFPYRIVVGKKVKEGKVEVQSRHTGERWDAPIEEAVGQVKELIHQEKL
- a CDS encoding DNA-processing protein DprA encodes the protein MTDRLYWWLRLRAVRGLGERSIKKLFLRWGDPEVIFKASWEELSLCVGPAKAEAIRRGSLSFDPEKVLSLVDKEGIRGVTLGDPLYPKLLAQIDDPPPVIFYIGELKPFEGIGVVGTRNPHPYSLKFTHRLVEKILEAGYAVVSGGARGIDQQAHHSCLDMGGYTLCFAGMGVLKAAEVLKSLVKKGAVLLSELLPHEGADIHTYPRRNRLISGSSHMLVVVEAGETSGALITAKTAHVQRRPVWAHVGYGFSERWRGCIKLVNEGMAKLLAAPEDLLLEGSKPVKHTDPLLSLLELPRTLEDLVSLTGEDPVKILQQLTLYEMRGLVTKQGAYYMLT
- a CDS encoding valine--tRNA ligase, whose protein sequence is MELREYDHRSIEERIAKEYVESKIFSSDTESSQRFSVVIPPPNVTGSLHMGHALNVTLQDVLCRWNRMRGKRVVWVPGFDHAGIATQYVVDRQLQQEGKSRFQIGREEFLKKVWEWVPISRDSIKNQLIRMGASVDWRRERFTLDEGFSRLVRYAFRKLYEEGLIYRGEYIVNWCPSDLTALSDLEVEHEEEDGKLYYIRYPLEDGSGYITVATTRPETMLGDTAVAVHPDDERYRELVGKKVRLPLVEWERKDIRGNLVKAVIPIVADERVKPDFGTGAVKITPAHDPLDFEIGRTHQLPFVKVMDEKARMNENAGPFMGMDRYEAREAVIQRLKELGLLEKVEEHQHAVGRCYRCKTVIEPMVSVQWFLKTSDPVIKEKALAAVRGYEEVKDKEFYSQIVKTSKLGFNLRLEQEGRTILVVHADEGVDFLVGRKEGEIAYIYLPEGREDLLEDARGKADAYRQADLLIKISGSFYIIRETGQEKKEGPVLLLLEKGQLIMMKDSEKTPLGNGEAKVEPLHGSFRIETERKKISQRERKKIRFVPENWEKIYLQWIENLKDWCISRQIWWGHRIPVWYCQDCGEENIFTDEDFDRIYDKIIFNLIADGKLPEEFTPEEVHALLSAPHFVHPHMTVLDFYRQYVFNWPHTMDMSPNALRLFFTQDANPMAILTEKRNRYRYNPSTKKFRFVLRCKRCGSENLRWEEDVLDTWFSSALWPFGVWGYPEKTKDLSELYPTDLLVTGFDIIFFWVARMVMMGMHFMKDIPFRDVYIHALVRDEKGQKMSKTKGNVIDPLDIIEKYGADALRFTLSILTQQGRDIKLSEKRFEGYKHFANKLWNAARFVLMNLQEDLLANLPMCAPPRWEDLWITTLLNETVKEVNEALERYDFSRACQKIYDFVWSEFCDWYIEMSKIRLYAEGEDPSVKGEKLTAQATLLRVLDTVLRLLHPFMPFITEELWRHLPTAHKEFLALAEYPVFNPQEIFPEAKEKIERLKEIITSIRSLRSDLRIEPSRKIKVYYRGEESEELVREMERYIKALARVEELIKVSSRPPKTVAKFSKDLEFYVSASEDIKVDELINSYTKKLQETKKLISQFRERLSNERFLTKAPPEEVERTRQMLEEYLEEEKRLEELLRTLKEALV
- a CDS encoding type IV pilus twitching motility protein PilT — its product is MEDLLLTEILYKAVKLNASDVHITAGSRPALRIDGKITPLAEYPVLTPEQTQRMAYSVMSEKHRKTLEEKGQVDFSFGIKDIGRFRSNVFFQRGSVAAVFRRLPNKIMSVKELGLSEKVLQLCHLSMGLVLVTGPTGSGKTTTLASLINYINENFPYHIITIEDPIEYVFQHRKSIVNQREIGEDVQDFAQALRAALREDPDVILVGEMRDLETVEIALRAAETGHLVFATLHTNTAISTITRIIDIFPPEQQEQIRVQLSFVLQGVISQRLLPKIGGGRVLAYELLIPNVAIRNLIRENKLQQVYSLMQSGQAETGMQTMNQSLYKLYRSGLITLEDAYRYSPDVKELEMMLKRAS
- a CDS encoding type II secretion system F family protein, which encodes MARFRYRAYDEKGNVIEREVVYPSQEVLLSELQSQGIYVVELEVLEEEEKKKEEKPSFSFRRRVSDRDISIFCRQLGTMVQAGVPLVEALNVIAEQMPDRRLSEASQEVARMISEGMSVSAAMRKFPHVFPELVVNLMLVGEETGKIDVALLKASEYYEKMATIKGKIKSASFYPTFVVIVAVTIVSGILYFLVPTFAQIYSSLGGELPLPTQMLIAASNALRNNLPLILIFLIGSALVFRYLYTTNYGFRRSVHAFMLRIPKMGSLFQKSAMAQFARTMATLFSSGVALERSFEISKQVVGNTIIKEALEAAGKGVVEGQPMYRALEKTGVFPKLVVAMVRVGEDTGKLDQMLETIARFYEDEVDRTVDGLIKLIEPMLIVFIGGAVGLILIALYMPIFKLGELIK